In the Vibrio gigantis genome, one interval contains:
- the fdh3B gene encoding formate dehydrogenase FDH3 subunit beta, giving the protein MARMKFLCDTKRCIECNGCVTACKNENDDALEWGIQRRRVVTLNDGEPGENSISVACMHCTDAPCMAVCPADCFEHTEDGIVLHNKDLCIGCGYCLFACPFGAPQFPKQEAFGERGKMDKCTFCAGGPETEPGSVEERQKYGANRIAEGKLPMCASLCSTKALLAGDAEKVSDVFRQRVVERGAKGAGWTDGNDLSYDATKS; this is encoded by the coding sequence ATGGCTAGAATGAAATTTCTTTGTGACACCAAGCGTTGTATCGAATGTAACGGTTGTGTGACTGCATGTAAGAATGAAAATGATGATGCTCTGGAATGGGGTATTCAACGTCGTCGCGTTGTGACATTGAACGATGGCGAACCGGGTGAAAACTCAATCTCAGTAGCGTGTATGCACTGTACTGATGCACCGTGTATGGCAGTTTGTCCTGCAGACTGTTTTGAACACACAGAAGACGGTATCGTGCTTCACAACAAAGATCTTTGTATCGGTTGTGGTTACTGTTTGTTTGCTTGTCCGTTTGGCGCACCTCAATTCCCTAAACAGGAAGCGTTTGGTGAGCGCGGTAAGATGGACAAATGTACCTTCTGTGCTGGCGGCCCTGAAACAGAACCAGGTTCTGTAGAAGAACGTCAGAAGTACGGTGCGAACCGTATTGCTGAAGGTAAACTTCCAATGTGTGCTTCACTATGTTCTACCAAAGCACTGCTTGCGGGCGACGCAGAGAAAGTTTCTGATGTTTTCCGTCAACGTGTTGTTGAACGTGGTGCGAAAGGCGCGGGCTGGACAGACGGTAATGACCTGTCTTACGACGCAACTAAGAGCTAA
- a CDS encoding formate dehydrogenase subunit gamma, with protein sequence MLTMFKRLFLVVLPMLAALTMLSPMSHASETNSSQTQASSAEREVVQLAGADYWRQVRDGQSGYTTSQSPEHGVLISTPGQTWYILKEKWMSPAGAVAIFGSIAFVTLMYVVIGPLMLSAPRTGRKIKRWSRLDRALHWSMAFTFLTLAFSGLMLVYGKHFLKPYIPTDLWGFIVLLAKQYHNYIGPIFYVLLMAVLIKWWRKSIFKKVDIQWFLKLGGMVGKHKGSHPSAEFSNAGEKALFWLLIVMGSVAAISGLVLDFPIFGQTRRDMELSNLVHMLAALILICGFVFHIYIGLFGMEGALEGMVTGEVDETWAKEHHDLWYNEVMEEEKNGVEQNANVATEKSEGVNKNEQTS encoded by the coding sequence ATGCTTACAATGTTTAAGCGTCTCTTCCTTGTTGTGCTGCCAATGTTGGCAGCACTAACAATGCTTTCTCCTATGAGTCATGCATCTGAGACGAACTCATCACAAACTCAAGCAAGCTCAGCTGAAAGAGAAGTGGTTCAACTTGCTGGTGCGGATTACTGGCGACAAGTTAGAGATGGACAATCAGGTTACACCACATCTCAGTCTCCTGAGCATGGCGTACTCATCAGTACTCCAGGTCAAACTTGGTACATCTTAAAAGAGAAGTGGATGTCACCAGCTGGTGCTGTGGCTATCTTTGGCAGTATTGCTTTTGTCACTCTGATGTACGTAGTGATTGGTCCATTGATGCTCAGTGCACCAAGAACAGGCCGTAAGATCAAACGTTGGTCTCGACTGGATCGTGCATTGCACTGGAGCATGGCGTTTACCTTCCTGACACTGGCGTTCAGTGGTTTGATGCTGGTTTATGGTAAACACTTCTTGAAGCCATACATCCCAACGGATCTATGGGGCTTCATCGTTCTACTGGCTAAGCAATACCATAACTACATCGGCCCAATTTTCTATGTGCTGTTGATGGCTGTTCTTATCAAGTGGTGGCGCAAGTCGATCTTTAAGAAAGTGGATATCCAGTGGTTCTTGAAACTTGGCGGTATGGTAGGGAAGCATAAAGGTTCTCACCCGTCTGCAGAGTTCTCAAATGCCGGTGAAAAAGCGCTGTTCTGGCTACTTATCGTTATGGGTAGTGTCGCTGCAATCAGTGGTTTGGTATTGGACTTCCCAATCTTTGGTCAAACTCGCCGTGATATGGAGCTTTCAAACTTAGTTCATATGTTGGCGGCTCTGATCCTTATCTGTGGTTTCGTGTTCCACATCTATATCGGCCTGTTCGGTATGGAAGGCGCACTAGAAGGCATGGTAACGGGTGAAGTTGATGAAACCTGGGCGAAAGAGCACCATGACCTTTGGTACAACGAAGTGATGGAAGAAGAGAAAAACGGTGTTGAACAAAACGCTAATGTCGCAACAGAGAAGAGTGAAGGGGTGAATAAGAATGAACAAACCTCATAA
- a CDS encoding ammonium transporter, translating to MSETVTQVHSAVQTLTQSSDTLFLLLGAIMVFLMHAGFAFLEVGTVRKKNQVNALVKILSDFGVSAIAYFFIGYWVAYGAHFFADAETLSQGNGYELVKFFFLMTFAAAIPAIVSGGIAERARFYPILIATLFIVGFIYPFFEGIIWNGNFGFQDWLEGQFGYGFHDFAGSVVVHGVGGWIALVAVYFLGMRKGRIRAGKHTNFAPSNIPFLALGSWILCVGWFGFNVMSAQAINGISGLVAMNSLMAMVGGILAALVAGKNDPGFIHNGPLAGLVAICAGSDLMHPLGALVTGGVAGALFVYLFTYMQNKTRIDDVLGVWPLHGVCGAWGGIAAGIFGQQAFWGLGGVSFASQVVGTLAGITVALVGALIVYGVLSKMTGLRLSEEDEFNGADLSIHKISSINED from the coding sequence ATGAGTGAAACGGTGACTCAAGTTCATAGTGCAGTACAAACCCTTACCCAAAGTTCAGATACTTTATTCCTACTACTCGGCGCAATCATGGTCTTCTTGATGCACGCTGGCTTTGCTTTTCTCGAAGTCGGTACTGTAAGAAAGAAGAACCAAGTCAACGCGCTGGTTAAGATCCTTTCCGACTTTGGTGTCTCCGCCATCGCTTATTTCTTTATCGGTTATTGGGTGGCTTACGGCGCGCACTTTTTTGCCGACGCTGAAACGCTCTCACAAGGTAATGGATACGAGCTGGTTAAGTTCTTCTTTCTAATGACCTTTGCCGCAGCAATTCCTGCGATTGTTTCTGGTGGTATCGCAGAACGTGCACGTTTCTATCCAATTTTGATCGCGACACTGTTTATCGTTGGTTTCATCTACCCATTTTTTGAAGGCATCATTTGGAACGGTAACTTTGGCTTCCAAGATTGGCTAGAAGGCCAATTTGGTTACGGATTCCATGACTTTGCGGGCTCTGTTGTCGTTCACGGCGTTGGCGGTTGGATTGCATTGGTTGCAGTTTACTTCCTCGGCATGCGTAAAGGCCGTATCCGAGCTGGCAAACACACTAACTTCGCACCATCGAACATTCCTTTCTTAGCGCTTGGTTCGTGGATCTTATGTGTTGGTTGGTTTGGCTTCAACGTGATGTCTGCACAAGCTATCAATGGCATCAGCGGCCTAGTTGCGATGAATTCATTAATGGCAATGGTCGGCGGTATTCTAGCGGCTTTAGTCGCAGGTAAAAATGACCCAGGCTTTATCCATAATGGTCCTTTGGCTGGTCTAGTAGCCATTTGTGCAGGTTCAGACTTAATGCACCCATTAGGCGCGTTAGTGACTGGCGGCGTGGCAGGCGCATTGTTTGTTTACCTGTTCACGTACATGCAAAACAAAACACGGATTGATGATGTATTAGGTGTGTGGCCTCTACACGGCGTATGTGGCGCTTGGGGTGGCATTGCAGCTGGTATCTTCGGTCAACAGGCTTTCTGGGGCCTAGGCGGCGTGAGCTTTGCTTCTCAGGTAGTTGGTACTTTGGCGGGTATCACCGTGGCTCTAGTTGGCGCACTCATTGTTTATGGTGTATTGAGCAAAATGACTGGCTTGCGTTTAAGCGAAGAAGACGAATTTAATGGTGCAGACCTTTCAATCCATAAGATCTCTTCTATCAATGAAGATTAG
- the cobB gene encoding Sir2 family NAD+-dependent deacetylase — translation MHFPYRNIVILTGAGISAESGIQTFRAQDGLWENHKIEDVATPEGFVKDPDLVQAFYNKRRHGLQSESILPNAAHKALGELEDKLDGNVTIITQNIDNLHERGGSNNIIHMHGELLKARCSESNQVIEHKGDIETGELCHCCQIPAQMRPHIVWFGEMPLRMGDIYSALEEADLFISIGTSGVVYPAAGFVHDAKMHGAHTIEINLEPSAVESEFEEKRYGKASIEVPKLVSELLSVERGSLTA, via the coding sequence ATGCATTTCCCATATCGAAATATCGTAATTCTTACTGGCGCTGGCATCTCTGCGGAGTCGGGGATACAAACATTCCGAGCACAAGACGGGCTATGGGAAAACCATAAAATCGAAGATGTCGCGACGCCTGAAGGGTTCGTAAAAGATCCAGACCTAGTGCAAGCTTTCTACAACAAACGTCGTCACGGCTTACAAAGCGAAAGTATCTTACCTAATGCGGCTCACAAAGCCCTAGGGGAGCTTGAAGACAAACTTGATGGCAACGTTACTATCATCACGCAAAACATCGACAACCTGCACGAGAGAGGCGGTAGCAACAACATTATTCACATGCATGGCGAACTTTTGAAAGCACGTTGCAGTGAATCCAATCAAGTTATCGAGCATAAAGGTGACATCGAAACAGGTGAACTTTGTCACTGCTGCCAAATCCCTGCTCAAATGCGTCCACATATTGTTTGGTTTGGTGAAATGCCATTGAGAATGGGTGACATCTATTCAGCACTCGAAGAAGCCGATCTGTTTATCTCAATCGGTACATCTGGTGTGGTGTATCCAGCAGCTGGCTTTGTACATGATGCGAAAATGCATGGCGCGCACACGATAGAAATCAACCTTGAACCGAGTGCTGTAGAGAGTGAATTTGAAGAGAAACGCTACGGTAAAGCGAGTATCGAAGTACCAAAACTGGTGAGTGAGCTGTTGTCGGTTGAGAGAGGCTCTTTAACCGCTTAA
- a CDS encoding GGDEF domain-containing protein, producing the protein MRFNMPANPILLVVTLMLVASFLMLGLSSFIHIESNYDLFFETNTLVITIYIYYVARHAIRPHKILRYGALLLIFNLFYDVTTELKHLDEWADRNELLDTFLEDGLLQIAFLLIAYGITELTTQLKDQSKQDELTGLYNRKKFDAIRLKEFELIYFDLDGLKKVNDCKGHKVGDLMIVRFSQALSQAVLEDEMVFRVGGDEFVATAQLGRGGEFVSQVSNLLHGENISFSYGIEMTNQENFQRALEESDKAMYAMKEARRSVAADV; encoded by the coding sequence GTGCGATTTAACATGCCAGCGAACCCCATCTTATTAGTTGTGACTCTGATGCTCGTGGCGTCATTCTTGATGCTAGGATTGAGCTCATTCATCCACATAGAGTCTAATTACGACCTGTTTTTCGAAACGAACACTCTCGTGATTACTATTTATATCTACTATGTTGCCCGTCACGCTATTCGTCCGCATAAGATCCTTCGTTATGGCGCATTGCTGCTTATTTTCAACCTATTCTATGATGTGACCACAGAGCTGAAACACCTCGATGAATGGGCAGACAGAAACGAATTGCTCGATACTTTCCTCGAAGATGGCTTATTGCAGATCGCCTTTCTGCTTATCGCCTACGGTATTACCGAACTTACCACTCAACTGAAAGATCAAAGCAAGCAAGATGAGCTAACAGGCTTATATAATCGTAAGAAGTTTGATGCGATAAGACTGAAAGAATTTGAGCTCATCTATTTCGATTTAGATGGTTTAAAAAAGGTGAATGACTGTAAAGGCCATAAAGTTGGTGATTTGATGATAGTTCGCTTCTCTCAAGCACTTAGCCAAGCGGTTTTAGAAGATGAGATGGTGTTTCGTGTTGGTGGTGATGAGTTTGTCGCGACTGCGCAATTGGGTCGTGGTGGTGAGTTCGTGAGCCAAGTCAGTAACCTGCTTCACGGTGAAAACATCTCTTTTTCTTACGGTATTGAAATGACGAACCAAGAGAACTTTCAACGAGCGTTGGAAGAATCAGATAAAGCCATGTATGCGATGAAGGAAGCTCGACGCTCAGTCGCCGCTGACGTTTAA